In a genomic window of Ipomoea triloba cultivar NCNSP0323 chromosome 3, ASM357664v1:
- the LOC116013043 gene encoding SKP1-like protein 1A, whose amino-acid sequence MSSSKVIMLSSSEGDIFSVEEEMALKFNYLGIDYCDGDTVIPLPKVSSKILAMVIEYCRRHVENKPNMLDDLKAFDDNFVQVDKRTLFDLILAAKYLKIWSLLDLTCQTLAETIDGMTLEMVYKAFNIKCYLPSEEEKPWAFM is encoded by the coding sequence ATGTCTTCCTCAAAGGTGATCATGTTAAGTAGTTCTGAAGGAGATATCTTCTCCGTGGAAGAGGAGATGGCGCTTAAGTTTAACTACCTGGGTATAGACTACTGCGACGGCGACACTGTGATCCCCCTCCCCAAAGTTAGTAGCAAGATATTGGCTATGGTTATAGAATACTGCAGGCGCCATGTTGAGAATAAGCCCAACATGTTAGATGACCTTAAGGCCTTTGATGATAATTTTGTCCAAGTTGACAAGAGAACGCTGTTTGATCTCATTTTGGCTGCTAAATACCTCAAGATATGGAGCTTGCTTGATCTTACCTGTCAAACTCTTGCTGAGACCATTGATGGAATGACATTGGAGATGGTCTACAAAgcttttaacataaaatgttacCTCCCTAGTGAGGAGGAGAAACCTTGGGCATTTATGTAA
- the LOC116011843 gene encoding putative glycerol-3-phosphate transporter 5, whose amino-acid sequence MMELNAPVPPPLNPPPSLPPGLRFFPALNSPHKTFHQILVFALTFTAYAAFHASRKPPSIVKSVLGTDPKTLNTTSNASLERTGGWAPFDGPDGPHRLGELDLAFLLSYSAGMYFAGHIGDSIDLRLFLTAGMVGSGFFVVVFGLGYFLDVHWLPFFVVVQILCGLFQSIGWPCVVAVVGNWFGEGRRGFIMGAWNSHTSVGNIVGSLVASSVLGYGWGWSFVLPGAFIVAVAILVYLFLVVRPDDIGFDRPADEGEALVGEDEGEVVRLVASRNEGSIAIGFLEAWKLPGVAQYAFCLFFSKLVAYTFLYWLPFYIRHTAVAGVHLSHEKAGMLSTIFDIGGVIGGVLAGVISDKIEARAVTSVAFFLLSIPALILYRIFGSISMFANVALMLISGSVVNGPYALITTAVAADLGTQSVAGGSSRALATVTAIIDGTGSVGAAIGPLLAGYISTRGWTSVFFMLILSISFAGLLLIPVVKSEIEAKRNEGKWLWLRRDSQ is encoded by the exons ATGATGGAACTCAATGCTCCGGTTCCACCGCCCCTGAACCCGCCGCCATCGCTACCGCCGGGTCTTCGCTTCTTCCCAGCTCTCAATTCTCCACACAAGACTTTCCATCAGATCTTGGTCTTCGCCCTCACCTTTACAGCCTACGCCGCCTTCCACGCTTCCCGTAAACCCCCTAGCATAGTTAAATCTGTTCTCGGCACAGATCCCAAAACCCTAAACACCACTAGCAACGCTTCTCTAGAACGGACAGGTGGATGGGCGCCGTTTGATGGCCCTGATGGACCCCACAGGCTTGGCGAGCTCGATCTCGCCTTTCTGTTGTCTTACTCCGCGGGGATGTATTTTGCGGGTCATATAGGGGATAGCATTGATCTCAGGCTTTTCTTGACTGCTGGAATGGTGGGGAGTGGGTTTTTTGTTGTAGTTTTTGGGTTGGGTTATTTTCTTGATGTGCATTGGCTGCCATTTTTCGTGGTGGTTCAGATTTTGTGTGGATTGTTTCAGTCAATAGGGTGGCCTTGTGTGGTGGCAGTGGTAGGGAATTGGTTTGGGGAGGGAAGGAGAGGATTCATAATGGGGGCTTGGAATTCCCATACTTCAGTAGGGAATATTGTAGGCTCTCTAGTTGCCTCATCAGTTTTGGGATATGGTTGGGGATGGTCTTTTGTGTTGCCTGGGGCTTTCATTGTGGCTGTggcaattttggtttatttgtttcttgtTGTAAGGCCAGATGATATTGGTTTTGATAGGCCAGCAGATGAGGGAGAGGCATTGGTAGGTGAAGATGAAGGAGAGGTGGTGAGATTAGTGGCATCTAGAAATGAAGGCTCTATAGCAATTGGGTTCTTGGAGGCATGGAAACTACCTGGGGTTGCACAATATGCATTCTGCCTGTTCTTCTCCAAACTTGTGGCTTACACATTTCTGTATTGGTTGCCCTTCTACATAAGGCACACAG CTGTTGCTGGAGTGCATCTGTCTCACGAAAAAGCAGGAATGCTTTCAACAATTTTTGATATTGGAGGAGTAATTGGAGGAGTTTTGGCAGGGGTTATCTCTGATAAAATTGAAGCCCGGGCTGTAACTTCAGTTGCCTTCTTCTTGTTGTCAATTCCGGCCCTTATTCTCTATCGCATTTTTGGAAGTATATCCATGTTCGCCAACGTAGCGTTGATGCTTATTTCTGGTTCAGTGGTTAATGGACCATATGCTCTCATTACAACAGCAGTTGCAGCTGATCTTGGCACTCAGAGTGTAGCAGGTGGAAGTTCGCGGGCATTAGCTACTGTAACTGCAATTATAGACGGGACTGGTTCTGTAGGAGCCGCCATTGGGCCACTCCTGGCTGGATATATTTCAACTAGAGGATGGACTAGCGTATTTTTTATGCTTATTCTGTCGATATCCTTTGCAGGCTTGTTATTGATTCCTGTTGTCAAAAGCGAGATTGAAGCAAAGCGGAATGAGGGGAAATGGCTTTGGCTTAGAAGGGATTCTCAATAG
- the LOC116012594 gene encoding uncharacterized protein LOC116012594 translates to MGSGGSRLGAHPRPHRPSRTRSVKRTLSSLLICGASPSDSAHDQIEDHSAELLINSAKHIRSKKLKPPSRRSAAALTCSKIEIGVSSAGNVVDGPSNVNGSNTGQSFSENKEVAPNSIRSETTHTAPGDQPFPISLYRMENVDNSETASTRDDDGSLICAVSTQFSSPSHGGLESPSVEELLGNHSDDVIIFNNCDSASVSVVLDSPVTSLSPRDDFCQQTPPSFPELVVSEREQHLTDGGILHADIESISSNVHSSSSAESSHEPRRNNRRLFWDAFSRRRLRNNADSRTSVFSNDDSDDVGPHERWPHDLRGGAFHNGVGGNFRSHQNRSHGSNDQHHSRSEVQERHHSGITASNNPIANCPSGIHLDGACSCESVLMTDESGSRASISRIVMLAEALFEVLDEIHRQPAPLSLSMASLPAPEAVVDSFPVKDHIKKEGLFDGNDVTKCYICLAEYEEGDQIRVLPCHHEFHMSCVDKWLKEIHGVCPLCRGDVQEGFMEDTTTNADIPSPFS, encoded by the exons ATGGGTTCCGGCGGTAGTCGTCTGGGCGCGCACCCACGACCTCATCGCCCCTCCCGCACCCGCAGCGTCAAACGAACCCTTTCCTCTCTTTTAATCTGCGGTGCTTCTCCTTCCGATTCAGCCCATGATCAG ATAGAAGATCATTCAGCTGAGTTGCTGATCAATTCTGCAAAACACATTAGGTCAAAAAAGCTTAAGCCCCCAAGTAGGCGTTCTGCTGCTGCCTTGACTTGctctaaaattgaaattggaGTTTCATCTGCTGGCAATGTGGTAGATGGTCCAAGCAATGTCAATGGCAGTAATACAGGACAAAGCTTTTCTGAGAATAAGGAAGTAGCTCCCAATAGTATTCGTAGTGAAACTACTCATACTGCCCCAGGGGATCAACCCTTTCCAATCTCTCTATATAGAATGGAAAATGTGGATAACTCTGAAACAGCTAGTACAAGGGATGATGATGGGTCACTGATTTGTGCTGTGTCCACTCAATTTAGCAGTCCATCCCATGGCGGTCTTGAATCTCCATCAGTTGAGGAGTTACTTGGAAACCACTCAGATGATGTTATCATATTTAACAATTGTGATTCTGCCTCTGTATCTGTTGTTTTGGACTCTCCAGTAACTTCCCTTTCTCCCAGAGATGATTTCTGTCAACAGACACCTCCGTCATTCCCAGAGTTGGTGGTGTCAGAGAGGGAACAACATCTAACAGATGGAGGTATACTTCATGCTGATATTGAAAGTATCTCTTCCAATGTCCATTCTAGCAGCTCTGCTGAGAGTAGTCATGAACCTAGACGCAACAATCGAAGGCTATTTTGGGACGCCTTTTCAAGAAGGCGCCTTAGGAATAATGCAGATTCCAGGACCTCTGTCTTTTCAAATGATGATTCAGATGATGTAGGGCCTCATGAAAGATGGCCACATGACCTTCGTGGTGGTGCCTTTCATAATGGGGTTGGAGGGAATTTCAGGTCTCATCAAAATCGATCTCATGGTAGTAATGATCAACATCATTCAAGATCAGAG GTTCAGGAAAGACATCACAGTGGCATTACTGCTAGtaataacccaattgcaaacTGTCCATCCGGTATTCACCTTGATGGTGCATGTTCATGTGAGTCGGTCTTGATGACTGACGAATCTGGCTCCCGTGCAAGTATTTCACGTATAGTCATGCTTGCTGAAGCATTATTTGAG GTACTGGATGAAATACATCGCCAACCTGCGCCACTTTCTTTATCTATGGCTTCACTTCCAGCACCAGAAGCAGTTGTTGATTCTTTTCCAGTAAAGGATCATATAAAGAAAGAAGGATTATTTGATGGAAATGATGTAACAAA GTGCTACATATGTTTGGCTGAGTATGAGGAAGGAGATCAGATACGAGTGCTCCCATGCCACCATGAGTTTCACATGTCATGTGTTGATAAATGGCTGAAAGAGATACATGG TGTGTGCCCACTTTGTCGTGGGGACGTTCAAGAGGGTTTTATGGAGGATACAACTACAAACGCAGATATTCCTTCCCCTTTTAGTTAA